One region of Haloterrigena salifodinae genomic DNA includes:
- a CDS encoding family 78 glycoside hydrolase catalytic domain: MSGNQPVALRTEYASTPIGLDAARPDLRWRVDADRRGARQTAFRVLVASTPDRLSPGEADCWDTGKRSSDRPAVTYDGEPLESGTEYHWAVRVWDEADEPSAWSDPSRWETGLLEPADWEASWIRRPDDGAFERGRFTYLRREVSLDGEIERARAYVSASHRYELSVNGRAVDCGPSASYPDFQYYKTVDLTDDLASGANAIGALCNWNGAGQGRPAAEPGFVCQLEVTFADGTERTVVTDGSWRVREAEWREDAPLRNDEIAEPVEIVDARRAPRSWSEPGFDAGAWDHATVVGTHPTEPWERLVAQRSEVVRSPLEPVSMDRLEDGSYVVDFGRVYAGLPEVRFTDGTDGHRVALRTGYRLAADGSVAETEGTQWTDMRYEYVQREGEGTFRPFNYLGVRYLQIDDPGEELEPERVRLLATRNAVPDERAATFESDDETVDAIFDLARHSALYGCQGQFVDTPTREKGQFLMDGFNVSRTTTRAFAERALSRQAIEEFLRSHYRYWAGEGRLNAVYPNGDGKRDIPDFTVSFPEWVWRYYRTTGDRATLERAYPVITSIVAYVERHVDGETGLVANLSGGEGGPYEEGIVDWPPEMRYGYDRDWPARTTVNVLCTSALGRAADIAAELDRPDHERAHYRDRQRALEAAINDRLRQGDRYVDGCTATDASDSASQHANALPLAFGLVPDERVDAVAERVAGGMAMGPMMVPWLLEALESAGRPDAVVDLLTNAEDDGWANIIAQGGTFTWETWHCRDSSLPDDQRHNRSESHAMGATVLVYILRTLLGVRPDGVAGERVEIRPPETGLESASGRVPTERGTIAVSWTCGEHADPETDGSESFRLEATIPWNASATVVLPTSTEDAVATVDGEPVRDGDEAATLPDGVSAVRDGDRLDIDVESGTYEFGLE, translated from the coding sequence ATGTCAGGGAACCAGCCAGTAGCCCTTCGAACCGAGTACGCGTCGACTCCGATCGGGCTCGACGCCGCGAGACCCGACCTGCGCTGGCGGGTCGACGCTGACCGCCGCGGGGCCCGACAGACCGCGTTCAGAGTGCTCGTCGCGTCGACGCCCGACCGACTCTCGCCCGGCGAGGCGGACTGCTGGGACACCGGCAAGCGGTCGTCGGATCGGCCGGCGGTGACCTACGACGGCGAGCCGCTCGAGTCCGGAACCGAATACCACTGGGCGGTTCGTGTGTGGGACGAGGCCGACGAACCGAGCGCGTGGAGCGATCCGTCCCGGTGGGAAACGGGGCTTCTCGAGCCAGCAGACTGGGAGGCGTCCTGGATCCGTCGCCCGGACGACGGCGCGTTCGAGCGCGGTCGATTCACCTACCTGCGTCGCGAGGTCTCCCTCGACGGAGAGATCGAACGCGCCCGTGCGTACGTCTCCGCGAGCCACCGGTACGAGCTGTCGGTCAACGGGCGCGCGGTCGACTGCGGCCCGTCGGCGTCCTATCCGGACTTCCAGTACTACAAGACCGTCGACCTCACAGACGACCTCGCGTCGGGAGCGAACGCGATCGGCGCGCTGTGTAACTGGAACGGCGCCGGACAGGGGCGACCCGCCGCCGAACCCGGGTTCGTCTGCCAGCTCGAGGTGACGTTCGCCGACGGGACCGAGCGCACCGTCGTCACCGACGGGTCGTGGCGCGTCCGCGAGGCCGAGTGGCGGGAAGACGCGCCGCTACGAAACGACGAGATCGCGGAGCCGGTCGAGATCGTCGACGCCCGTCGGGCCCCGCGCAGCTGGAGCGAGCCTGGATTCGACGCAGGAGCGTGGGATCACGCAACCGTCGTCGGCACCCACCCGACCGAGCCGTGGGAACGGCTCGTCGCCCAGCGCAGCGAGGTCGTCCGGTCGCCGCTCGAGCCGGTCTCGATGGACCGACTCGAGGACGGCTCGTACGTGGTCGACTTCGGGCGCGTCTACGCCGGGCTCCCCGAGGTGCGCTTTACCGACGGCACCGACGGCCACCGGGTCGCGCTCAGAACGGGTTACCGGCTCGCAGCGGACGGCTCGGTCGCCGAGACGGAGGGTACCCAGTGGACGGACATGCGCTACGAGTACGTTCAGCGCGAGGGCGAGGGGACGTTCCGCCCGTTCAACTACCTCGGCGTCCGCTACCTGCAGATCGACGATCCGGGCGAGGAACTCGAGCCCGAACGGGTGCGGCTGCTGGCGACGCGCAATGCCGTCCCCGACGAGCGAGCGGCGACGTTCGAGTCCGACGACGAGACGGTCGACGCGATCTTCGACCTCGCGCGCCACTCGGCGCTGTACGGCTGTCAGGGGCAGTTCGTCGACACGCCGACCCGCGAGAAGGGCCAGTTCCTGATGGACGGCTTCAACGTCTCGCGGACGACGACGCGAGCCTTCGCGGAGCGCGCGCTGAGCCGGCAGGCGATCGAGGAGTTTCTCCGGTCGCACTACCGGTACTGGGCCGGCGAGGGCCGGCTGAACGCCGTCTACCCGAACGGCGACGGCAAGCGCGACATCCCTGATTTCACGGTCTCCTTCCCCGAGTGGGTCTGGCGGTACTACCGCACGACCGGCGACCGAGCGACGCTCGAGCGCGCCTATCCCGTCATTACGTCGATCGTGGCCTACGTCGAGCGTCACGTCGACGGCGAGACTGGACTCGTCGCGAATCTCTCGGGCGGCGAGGGCGGCCCCTACGAGGAGGGGATCGTCGACTGGCCGCCGGAGATGCGTTACGGCTACGACCGGGATTGGCCCGCCAGGACGACGGTCAACGTCCTCTGTACGAGCGCGCTCGGGCGGGCGGCCGACATCGCGGCCGAACTCGACCGACCGGACCACGAGCGGGCGCACTACCGCGACCGCCAGCGCGCGCTCGAGGCGGCGATCAACGACCGTCTCCGTCAGGGCGACCGCTACGTCGACGGCTGTACCGCGACCGACGCGAGCGACTCCGCCTCCCAGCACGCCAACGCGCTGCCGCTGGCGTTCGGTCTCGTTCCCGACGAGCGCGTCGACGCCGTCGCCGAGCGCGTGGCCGGGGGGATGGCGATGGGGCCGATGATGGTGCCGTGGCTGCTCGAGGCCCTCGAGTCAGCGGGTCGTCCCGACGCGGTCGTCGACCTGCTGACGAACGCCGAGGACGACGGCTGGGCGAACATCATAGCACAGGGCGGTACGTTCACCTGGGAGACCTGGCACTGCCGCGACTCCTCGCTGCCGGACGATCAGCGGCACAACCGCAGCGAGTCCCACGCCATGGGCGCGACGGTGCTGGTGTACATTTTGCGGACGCTCCTGGGCGTTCGCCCCGACGGCGTCGCGGGCGAACGCGTCGAGATCCGCCCGCCCGAGACGGGACTCGAGTCGGCGTCCGGTCGGGTGCCGACCGAGCGAGGAACCATCGCGGTCTCGTGGACGTGCGGCGAGCACGCGGACCCCGAGACGGACGGCAGCGAGTCGTTCCGTCTCGAGGCGACGATCCCGTGGAACGCGTCAGCGACGGTCGTCCTCCCGACGAGTACCGAAGACGCCGTCGCGACCGTCGACGGCGAGCCGGTTCGGGACGGCGACGAAGCGGCGACGCTTCCCGACGGCGTCTCGGCCGTTCGAGACGGCGACCGACTCGACATCGATGTCGAATCGGGAACGTACGAGTTCGGACTCGAGTAA
- a CDS encoding oligogalacturonate lyase family protein yields the protein MADELRQGPNAGRTLPPERERYADPETGARVTRVTNDSDADSRHLYFTEPGWYDGGRKLLVRSDRDGTQQLYSIALESGEITQLTDLPAAISGVTRVATQPTALFWCDTRLVALDLESLEATSLYERPDGYAGSIAAGTADGERAVVALSAELGIEGRDEDREQWIADRMDAGPHSMVLSVPLEGGEPTVHVEADRWLNHVNASPTWPELVTYCEEGTWEDVDRIRVLNLETDETWSVRPTDEDEAVGHEYWLADGETIGYHGWRGSRDDPAAFFGHVRYDDTDRREWPAPDIYTHFHSNSRELVVGDGTYRGAPFDLLWEWDDTGGYRTPRKLASHGWSGDDDVHPHSRLSPDGNSVVFDSSRARDGDGSDVYLVDVPADLDELPRFDGVAE from the coding sequence ATGGCAGACGAGTTACGACAGGGGCCGAACGCCGGTCGAACGCTCCCGCCCGAGCGCGAGCGATACGCGGATCCGGAGACCGGTGCTCGGGTCACGCGGGTGACGAACGATTCAGACGCCGACAGCCGACATCTGTACTTCACAGAACCGGGGTGGTACGACGGCGGCCGGAAGCTGCTCGTCCGCTCGGACCGCGACGGAACGCAGCAGCTCTACTCGATCGCCCTCGAGTCCGGCGAGATCACACAGCTAACCGACCTCCCCGCGGCGATCAGCGGCGTCACCCGCGTCGCGACCCAACCGACGGCGCTGTTCTGGTGTGATACTCGGCTCGTCGCGCTCGATCTCGAGTCCCTCGAGGCGACGTCGCTGTACGAACGCCCAGACGGCTACGCGGGAAGCATCGCCGCGGGGACGGCCGACGGGGAGCGAGCCGTCGTCGCGCTCTCGGCGGAACTCGGCATCGAGGGACGGGACGAGGATCGGGAGCAGTGGATCGCTGATCGGATGGACGCCGGCCCCCACTCGATGGTGCTCTCGGTCCCGCTCGAGGGCGGCGAGCCGACGGTCCACGTCGAGGCGGATCGGTGGCTCAACCACGTCAACGCGTCGCCGACCTGGCCGGAACTCGTCACGTACTGTGAAGAGGGGACGTGGGAGGACGTCGATCGGATCCGAGTGCTGAACCTCGAGACGGACGAGACGTGGTCTGTCCGGCCGACCGATGAAGACGAGGCCGTCGGCCACGAGTACTGGCTCGCCGACGGCGAGACCATTGGCTACCACGGCTGGCGGGGCAGCCGCGACGACCCAGCGGCGTTCTTCGGGCACGTTCGGTACGATGACACGGATCGGCGCGAGTGGCCGGCGCCGGACATCTATACGCACTTCCACAGCAATTCGCGCGAACTGGTCGTCGGCGACGGCACGTACCGCGGCGCGCCGTTCGATCTGCTCTGGGAGTGGGACGACACCGGCGGATACCGGACGCCGCGAAAACTGGCCTCGCACGGTTGGAGCGGCGACGACGACGTCCATCCGCACTCGCGGCTGAGTCCCGACGGAAACAGCGTCGTCTTCGACAGCTCCCGTGCCCGCGACGGCGACGGCAGCGACGTCTACCTCGTCGACGTTCCCGCCGACCTCGACGAACTTCCGAGATTCGACGGTGTCGCGGAGTAG
- a CDS encoding DUF2264 domain-containing protein: MNPTAENPLQTRADFERAVEDLVEPLYEHASPGGARVRPMTSGAHFPPVAAELEGFARPLWGLVPLSVHGSSEQWDLVRRGLVNGTDPDHEEYWGEADDYAQKHVEMAAIGLGLALTPERIWEPLSEPERERLVRWLNQINDAELHDCNWLFFRVMVNMGLRSVGAAHDWEGTQASLDRLESFYQGEGWYTDGPVGDGSPIDYYLPWAMHFYGLVYAAVCGDEDPERARRFRERAAEFATEHVHWFDDEGRALPYGRSLTYRFAQAGFWGALAFADLNPLPWGVLRGLWARNIRWWLNQPIFTDGGLLSVGYRYPTLKTSEAYNSPNSPYWATKAFLPLALEPTHPFWQADEEPLPDRSETVVQSEPRKVICRDDDHLFALSLAQDSIYGAEKYGKFAYSATFGFSMAGQNAGLGEAGHDSTLALSLDGDLYKSPAPESVAATEVDGTTLKSLWTPWDDVSVETWLAPALPWHVRVHHLETSRPLHSEEGGFALDRTGDDDPTQFSHETEGATARAAYPNGTSLVTDLRGDRQPEIVPEEPNTNLMHPRTVVPTLQERYDAGEHWLATAVRATPEGPTDFDRTPELVTADSDDRVALETADGDRLLECTAGEIANANRAE; this comes from the coding sequence ATGAACCCAACCGCGGAAAATCCGCTCCAGACGCGAGCCGATTTCGAACGGGCCGTCGAGGACCTCGTCGAACCGCTGTACGAGCACGCCAGCCCTGGCGGTGCACGAGTGCGGCCGATGACGTCCGGCGCTCACTTTCCCCCCGTCGCCGCCGAACTCGAGGGGTTCGCGCGACCGCTGTGGGGGCTCGTTCCGCTGAGCGTCCACGGCTCGTCCGAGCAGTGGGATCTCGTTCGACGCGGCCTCGTCAACGGGACGGATCCGGACCACGAGGAGTACTGGGGCGAGGCGGACGACTACGCCCAGAAACACGTCGAGATGGCCGCGATCGGGCTCGGACTCGCGCTGACTCCCGAACGAATCTGGGAGCCGCTCTCCGAACCGGAGCGGGAACGGCTCGTCCGCTGGCTGAACCAGATCAACGACGCCGAACTCCACGACTGCAACTGGCTGTTCTTCCGGGTCATGGTCAACATGGGGCTTCGGTCGGTCGGGGCGGCCCACGACTGGGAGGGCACGCAGGCGTCGCTGGACCGACTCGAGTCGTTCTATCAGGGCGAGGGCTGGTACACCGACGGCCCGGTAGGCGACGGGAGTCCGATCGACTACTACCTGCCGTGGGCGATGCACTTCTACGGGCTCGTCTACGCCGCCGTCTGCGGCGACGAGGATCCGGAGCGGGCCCGCCGGTTTCGCGAGCGGGCCGCCGAGTTCGCGACCGAGCACGTTCACTGGTTCGACGACGAGGGACGCGCGCTCCCTTACGGACGGAGCCTCACCTACCGCTTCGCGCAGGCCGGGTTCTGGGGTGCGCTCGCGTTCGCCGACCTGAATCCGCTCCCGTGGGGCGTGCTCAGAGGGCTCTGGGCGCGTAATATCCGCTGGTGGCTGAACCAGCCGATATTCACGGACGGCGGCCTGCTGTCGGTCGGATACCGGTATCCGACGCTCAAAACATCGGAGGCATACAACTCGCCCAACTCACCGTACTGGGCGACGAAGGCGTTCCTGCCGCTCGCGCTCGAGCCGACACACCCGTTCTGGCAGGCCGACGAGGAACCGCTACCCGACCGCTCCGAGACGGTCGTCCAGTCCGAACCTCGGAAGGTCATCTGCCGGGACGACGACCACCTGTTCGCGCTCTCGCTCGCCCAGGACAGCATCTACGGGGCGGAGAAGTACGGGAAGTTCGCCTACTCCGCGACCTTCGGGTTCTCCATGGCCGGGCAGAACGCGGGTCTCGGGGAAGCGGGACACGACAGCACGCTCGCGCTCAGCCTGGACGGCGACCTGTACAAGTCCCCCGCCCCCGAGTCGGTCGCCGCGACCGAAGTCGACGGGACGACCCTCAAATCGCTGTGGACCCCGTGGGACGACGTCAGCGTCGAAACCTGGCTGGCGCCGGCGCTTCCCTGGCACGTTCGAGTCCACCACCTCGAGACGTCGCGCCCGCTCCACAGCGAGGAGGGCGGATTCGCGCTCGATCGGACGGGTGACGACGACCCGACGCAGTTCTCCCACGAAACCGAGGGAGCGACCGCCCGCGCCGCGTATCCGAACGGGACGAGCCTCGTCACCGACCTGCGCGGCGATCGACAGCCGGAGATCGTCCCGGAGGAACCAAACACGAACCTCATGCACCCGCGCACGGTCGTCCCGACGCTCCAAGAGCGGTACGACGCCGGTGAACACTGGCTGGCCACTGCCGTCCGAGCGACGCCCGAGGGGCCGACCGATTTCGATCGGACGCCGGAACTCGTGACGGCCGACAGCGACGACCGCGTCGCGCTCGAGACGGCCGACGGCGACCGACTCCTCGAGTGCACGGCCGGCGAGATCGCGAACGCGAATCGAGCGGAGTAA
- a CDS encoding glycoside hydrolase family 2 TIM barrel-domain containing protein, with amino-acid sequence MTRDWADPETVGRNRIDPHAYVLPYAETSDATAGNRTASPWIASLNGEWRFQLAETPTAAPDGFHEPEADVGDWDRIEVPQHWQTAGYGDPHYTNVVYPFPLDPPHVPTENPTASYRRTFYVPEEWDERQLRLRFGGVDSAFHLWINGEEVGYGEGSRLPSAFDVTDYVTPGENTIAVRVYKWSTGSYLEDQDMWWLSGIFRDVTLSAHPRVQVADVDVRTELDERYEDAVLRASVDVRNVGDDAGTAQIEPTLRDADGAPVSTTLEARSVSLEAGEVTTLEFETTVEEPRKWTAETPDCYDFVLGVAQGEGEGDDETIVSQTIGFREVEIADGQLLVNGRPVMIRGVNRHDFHPDRGRAVPLEAMREDVKLMKRHNINAVRTAHYPNDPRFYELCDEYGLYVLDETDLECHGMIQAETTEHLSDDPRWENAYVDRMVRMVERDKNHPSVICWSLGNESGFGAHHERMAAVTRERDPTRPIHYEPDTEQTVSDIIGPMYPPFEQLEGWADTDLEHPVILCEYAHAMGNGPGNLRKFWELFYEHDGLQGGFVWDWIDQGLRQTADDGSEWFAYGGDFGDEPNDGNFNINGLVFPDREPSPGLTEYKKVIEPVVLREASLERGELTVENRYDFRSLEHLRASWRVLSDGRVVESGRLPLPSVAAGEAATVAVPVDTDDLNGPDADAERVLTVDISLAAETAWAPRGHTVATGQFVLPESEDGRSSSPVATDAVAAPVTCEADEAEIVVSNDRFELVFDRTFGAIDSLTYQNRSLLEDGPSVGIWRAPTDNDEGLPLSRTFLSRMTDRYERGEPLEAGDLATVGFAQLWREHGLDQLQFRADEVACAEGGEDANGVAITVKGRLAPPIYDHGFAVEQTYTVEPTGAITVDTSLEPEGNLSVLPSLPRVGLDLTLEDDLDRVAWYGRGPGESYVDSKEATLLGRYSRSVADLHTPYVRPQESGNRTDTRWVTFTDSSGIGLRVTGDALFDFGARRFDVNDLEEAAHDHELPEREGIRVSFDDRHCGLGTGSCGPATLEEYRIDPQQPVSFSLEFQPIDANGGPSVDGR; translated from the coding sequence ATGACTCGAGACTGGGCCGACCCAGAGACGGTCGGTCGAAATCGGATCGATCCGCACGCGTACGTTCTCCCGTACGCCGAGACGAGCGACGCGACCGCGGGAAACCGGACGGCCTCGCCCTGGATCGCGTCGCTGAACGGCGAGTGGCGGTTCCAGTTAGCGGAGACGCCGACCGCCGCGCCCGACGGGTTCCACGAGCCGGAGGCCGACGTCGGTGACTGGGACCGTATCGAGGTTCCCCAGCACTGGCAGACGGCCGGCTACGGCGATCCCCACTATACGAACGTAGTCTACCCGTTCCCCCTCGATCCGCCACACGTCCCGACCGAGAACCCCACCGCGTCGTACCGCCGGACGTTCTACGTCCCCGAGGAGTGGGACGAGCGCCAGCTCCGACTCCGGTTCGGCGGCGTCGACTCCGCGTTCCACCTCTGGATCAACGGCGAAGAAGTCGGCTACGGCGAGGGTAGCCGGCTCCCGTCGGCGTTCGACGTAACTGACTACGTCACGCCGGGCGAGAACACGATCGCCGTCCGCGTCTACAAGTGGTCGACCGGCAGCTACCTCGAGGACCAGGACATGTGGTGGTTAAGCGGGATCTTCCGCGACGTCACCCTGTCGGCCCACCCGAGGGTGCAGGTCGCGGACGTCGACGTCCGGACCGAACTCGACGAGCGGTACGAGGACGCCGTCCTGCGGGCGTCCGTCGACGTGCGCAACGTCGGTGACGACGCCGGGACGGCCCAAATCGAACCGACGCTGCGCGATGCGGATGGCGCACCGGTCTCGACGACGCTCGAGGCCCGCTCCGTCTCGCTCGAGGCCGGCGAGGTGACGACCCTCGAGTTCGAGACGACCGTCGAGGAACCTCGCAAGTGGACCGCAGAGACGCCCGACTGCTACGATTTCGTGCTCGGCGTCGCTCAGGGTGAAGGTGAGGGCGACGACGAAACGATCGTCTCGCAGACGATCGGCTTCCGCGAAGTCGAAATCGCCGACGGGCAGTTGCTGGTCAACGGCCGACCCGTGATGATCCGCGGCGTCAACCGCCACGACTTCCACCCCGACCGCGGCCGCGCCGTCCCGCTCGAGGCGATGCGAGAGGACGTCAAGCTGATGAAGCGACACAACATCAACGCGGTGCGGACGGCCCACTACCCGAACGATCCGCGATTTTACGAACTCTGCGACGAGTACGGGCTCTACGTGCTCGACGAGACCGACCTCGAGTGCCACGGGATGATCCAGGCGGAGACGACCGAGCATCTCAGCGACGACCCGCGCTGGGAGAACGCGTACGTCGATCGAATGGTCCGGATGGTCGAACGCGACAAGAACCACCCCAGCGTTATCTGCTGGTCGCTGGGTAACGAATCCGGCTTCGGGGCCCATCACGAGCGGATGGCGGCAGTGACTCGCGAGCGAGATCCGACGCGGCCGATCCACTACGAGCCCGACACGGAACAGACGGTCTCCGACATCATCGGGCCGATGTACCCGCCCTTCGAGCAACTCGAGGGGTGGGCCGATACCGACCTCGAGCACCCGGTCATCCTCTGCGAGTACGCCCACGCGATGGGGAATGGGCCGGGGAACCTCCGGAAGTTCTGGGAGCTGTTCTACGAGCACGACGGGCTGCAGGGCGGCTTCGTCTGGGACTGGATCGATCAGGGACTCCGGCAGACGGCCGACGACGGGAGCGAGTGGTTCGCCTACGGCGGCGACTTCGGCGACGAACCGAACGACGGGAACTTCAATATCAACGGGCTCGTCTTCCCCGATCGAGAGCCCTCGCCCGGCCTCACCGAGTACAAGAAGGTCATCGAGCCGGTCGTCCTACGCGAGGCGAGCCTCGAGCGCGGCGAACTCACGGTCGAGAACCGCTACGATTTCCGGTCGCTCGAGCACCTCCGGGCCTCCTGGCGCGTGCTGTCCGACGGCCGGGTCGTCGAGAGCGGGCGGCTCCCGCTGCCCTCGGTCGCCGCCGGTGAGGCTGCGACGGTCGCGGTTCCCGTGGATACTGACGATCTGAACGGTCCCGACGCGGACGCCGAACGCGTCCTCACCGTCGACATCTCGCTCGCTGCCGAAACGGCGTGGGCGCCGCGAGGGCACACGGTTGCAACCGGCCAGTTCGTGCTTCCGGAGAGCGAGGACGGGCGTTCCTCGAGTCCGGTCGCGACCGACGCCGTCGCGGCGCCGGTAACCTGCGAGGCGGACGAGGCCGAGATCGTTGTCTCGAACGACCGGTTCGAACTGGTCTTCGACCGGACGTTCGGCGCGATCGACTCGCTGACCTACCAGAACCGGTCGCTGCTGGAGGACGGTCCCTCCGTTGGAATCTGGCGTGCGCCGACGGACAACGACGAAGGACTCCCGCTCTCGCGGACGTTCCTCTCGCGGATGACCGACCGTTACGAGCGCGGCGAACCGCTCGAGGCGGGCGACCTCGCGACCGTCGGGTTCGCGCAGCTCTGGCGCGAACACGGGCTCGATCAGCTACAGTTCCGCGCCGACGAGGTCGCGTGTGCCGAGGGTGGGGAAGACGCCAACGGCGTCGCGATCACCGTCAAGGGGCGCCTTGCGCCGCCGATATACGACCACGGGTTCGCCGTCGAGCAGACCTATACCGTCGAGCCCACCGGCGCGATAACGGTCGATACCAGTCTCGAGCCCGAAGGCAACCTGTCGGTACTTCCCTCGCTCCCCCGGGTCGGGCTCGATCTCACCCTCGAGGACGATCTCGATCGGGTCGCGTGGTACGGCCGCGGGCCGGGCGAGTCGTACGTCGACAGCAAGGAGGCCACCTTGCTCGGCCGGTACAGTCGCTCGGTTGCCGACCTCCACACGCCCTACGTGCGGCCCCAGGAGAGCGGAAATCGGACGGATACCCGCTGGGTGACGTTCACCGACTCGAGCGGAATCGGGCTCCGCGTGACCGGCGACGCGCTGTTCGATTTCGGCGCCCGCCGCTTCGACGTCAACGATCTCGAGGAGGCCGCACACGACCACGAACTGCCGGAGCGCGAGGGGATCAGAGTGTCCTTCGACGACCGACACTGCGGGCTCGGCACGGGAAGTTGTGGCCCGGCGACGCTCGAGGAGTACCGGATCGACCCGCAGCAGCCGGTCTCGTTCAGCCTCGAGTTCCAGCCGATCGACGCGAACGGCGGCCCGTCGGTCGACGGCCGCTGA